Genomic DNA from Telopea speciosissima isolate NSW1024214 ecotype Mountain lineage chromosome 2, Tspe_v1, whole genome shotgun sequence:
tctttagtttctaattccagTTTTTGAAAgtaggcttagcttttatttagaagtttctattttccgtaagtttctaattttctcaTACTTGTGAGGCAAGCATATCTGCCCATAAATATGTAATGCCCTTAgaccccccctcccaaaaaaaaccccaacGATTATGATGAATGAGAATATGTCTTTTGCGCAAAGTTTTATTGTCCTATTATGtggatgaagggctgagagGCCTAGCTGGTGAGAGTtgaatctccttatccctttCCCCTTCTCCTGTCTAACGTCTTCTTTCCATCGATCCTTTGCTATGCTACTAccattccccttcttctcctatctaaATTCTTCTTTCCATTGATCCTTTGCTACTACCATTGCTGTGAGTGTGAAACCTGCTGTTGTTGCTACCTCAGTGAAGGCCAGGATCCATCCTTGATCATCAATAGAAGGCTACTGCTCCTGTGATTCAGTTTTTCTGCTGCAAATTGTGAAGATCATAACTCTGCAACCAGTCATCAGACTTAGCTGATATTTGGTGCACACAACCCCCTCAATACCTCTTCTACTCTATCCAAGTTTGAAGAGATTCTACCAGCTGGTTTGGTCTCTACTCACTAAGTTACTAAATCTGagtttaccttctattttagtgaCCTGCTGGTATCTCCCTCTTCAGCTATCAATCACAGCTGAGATTTCTAGGGCTTCATCACCCTTTTTGGACCTTTACTTGTTAGGAGTATCAGTCCCATACGAGTAGGGAAACTACTGGTTCTGGTGTTAGTAATTTTCTGATGCTAAACCTCTGTTTCAGACCTGCGGTTGCAGTGTTTTGGCTGCTATTTGGTTATTTGTGTTGTTGGTAATTGGGACTATGTTTACCctaatctagtcttacattaggaCAGAGGAGAATTCAATCCAAATTTGGCGGTGGTTTCTATGGCTGGAATGGTCTGGGCAGTGAATGGaatgtgggaaaaggcttagaGATgcaggggattctagggtttggatgtttagaggattagaagaagaatgacTAGGGTTAGGAGTGATTCAAACTGTtgttgaagaagtacttgggcagcagcttgtttgattgaaaTTCCTTGAATAAAAACCAGAATTTAAACAGTATTGAAGAAgataaaagtaacaaaacaaaccaCCCCGGCTtgccaccgcaaggtgtcaatcagatCGAACATAGACTCCTTCAAACGAatcacccgggcttcccaccgcaaggtgtcgatcgGATCAAACATCAAttccaccagccttgatcaaacactagacaaaaatcttcaatggagaagaagagcagcaaaaagcttttcattaatcaaaattcgtgtccaatgctTCCCttcttacaaccttatataaaatactaaaaaatagactactacactaaaaaggaaaggcctaaccacCTATGAAGTatcctaaactgactaggaaactgaaatactgaaggaaatatactcaaaacatggctggattTATATAGTCCCCTAATCCAGCCTGACTTcataacaattaaatagtcacatgaccacttaagttgtcacatgaccactaattacataataagacttaaggaaagaattaaaatagctaatcccgtatgcaaccctattacccatacttgAGGTCCATTAAACTGattaaagtgacctattacattggaaacccatgggatcaaaggcctaaCATGTATATAATCCAACCCTAGAATTATTCCTAAGCAaggaagcccagtttggtgataaatctgcttCACATGGTCATTTATTGCACTATTGTTCAGTGTAGGGGTCTCGATTCGTGAATCCAGCTTGCAACCAAAATGCGTTTggcacaattttttttgggtcatgatttctatttttttttgttgggggggttGTCTGTGGAAAATCAGGGACATTACTGTTCAGTGTAGTGGTCTCTAATTTATAACTGTTGTACAAACCGTATATTCATTTTATCTACTGAAGTGCTCCAGCTATGCATTTTTACTTGCAAATTGCATTTTCTTCACTGGTAGCTTCATGGTATGGCTAATTGACTCACATAGTGGTTTTAAAGGAGTAGAGTTCAACAAATTACGGGTGCCACATATAATTTGCAAAGGCGTTCAGGGAATGTATTGCCTCCCCCAGCAGATGACTACTGTAATAGCAGCGCTACTTCTTCTAGCAAACCTATCATCAAAAGTGCCCCCATCGTAAGCTATTTGATgttatctttttcatttttgagaAATAACTGTTTTCCTGCTAGCTTTTTCTGACTGGAAGCTGAATAGATATAATCAGATGATTTTCTATTTTAGACATTACTTGAGTAAACTGGTTAGGGCACTTAATGTATTGTCTTGATTCTGATTGTagtttgtttatgtttttttgccAGAATCCTGTAAGCCAGGTCAAAGGTTCTCCTCCTAATAGTAGCTCTGGAAGATCTATAGCACTTCCTGCAGCAGCATCGTGGTAGGCCATTTAATTTTGTTTAGCTTCTTCCATTGTCTGTGAAATACTACTGCTAAAGGTAGGTATTTTGCTTTCCAGGGGTATGCGGTCTTCAAATTGTCAGTCTCCGGCTCCAAGTTTGGTGTCTTCTAATGGGTCTGTTAAACAAGAACAAGAATTTGATGCATTTAATGGTTCAATGCTGTTTCCCTTGGTGGTTACAGACACAACTCAATCTTCTACATTGCATAATGATCTAGGAAAGAAATCCATGGTAACAGAAGAAAGTCATTCAACACATCCTATTGGTAGATCAGGATCGCTGGTCTCTTCTAAACAATATGTTCTTACAGATAGTTGTAGGCCTGTATCAGATACACTTGCAGATGGCCAAGAGGCAGCTTCATCTACTTACAGCAGCCGCTTGTCTCCATCCGCATTTAAGGATAAAGACAAGGTCATTACCGTGCTACCTAATGTGCTAAACTCGGTAGGCCTTGACAGACAGTCTTGTAACTCTACTCCGGCTAAGGACGGAAATATAGCTAGTAGTGCAAGCATTCCGAGTTTATGCTCGAGGTTGTCGTCTTTGAACATTGAAAGCCAACCTGGTTTTGAGCTTCCTGACTCCATAAGACCTAATAGCTCAGTTTCAAACCATGTTGAATTCAGATCATCTGGAAGTCAAGGTTCACAACATCATTCTGATCAATATAGAGAACCTTCACCCTTGCAGCCCTCAAGGAAAGTTTCCGCATTGTTTGATGGTCAGTCTGGTTTAGGTGAACAACCTAATTGGAGATTAGATTCACCTGCACAAGTTTTCCAAGATGTAGGCAGTGAAGTGGAGGACTTAAAAGCTTTGGATAGTCGAAGACTGAAAGTTTCCGAAGAAATCAGTTGTCCATCGTATCGGCCTTCGCATAATTCACCCATGATCACAAATCATTATAGCAGAACTTCTTGGCAACAGAGTGAAACATGCAGAAATAGCAAACCTGACAATGCAGATACAATGTCCGAAGCCATAACTTGTTCATCACATCTGCCTTCTTTGCATAATCCCAAGATCACAAATCATTATAGCAGACCTTCTTGGCAGCAGAGTGAAACATGCAGAAATAGCAATCCTGACAATGCAGATACTAAAATTGTAAATACAAAACTAGATGGATTCTCTATTCCATTTAAATCTGGTGATTCAGTATTATTAAATGGATATAATGTGAACGAAATTGGCGGCCCCATTGATGTTAATGCGACTTGTGAATATTCCAATGTGTTCTCAAGTGTAGAGAAAGGAGAATTTTTGGGCAGAAACAACAATGGTGTAGTCAGTGTTGAAAAGAACGCAGCTTTGGATATGGGGGAGGACAGCATCATTTCAGATATCTTGTCAATGGACTTTGATTCCTCGGATGACTCATTGACCTTGCCACACAATTTAGCTAAATTGTTGAATGAAACTGATAAACAACATCGTTCTCTTAAAACATCAAGGTCATGGAAAGCACAGAACAGCAATCAATCAAGGTTCTCATTTGCAAGACAGGATGATTTTGTTAATGATGGATCAGTCTTGGAGCCCTCTTTCAATAGAattgggtatatgccaaagaaTTTTTCTGTCCCCCAAGATTCTTATGAAAACAGAGATCATTTCTATGACAAGCTTCGGAATGGTTTTTCATCTGGCATGTTTGAGGAATCTGATAATTATTTCAGCAACCATTTACCTGTCTCTTCTAATAAGCTTCCTGGTGAGTATGATTTCGCCCTTGATGTTTATTGTTCCTGTTTAACTTTAtcttgtatctctctctctctgggccctttttatttttattttttaagttagtttttgAGTGACAAACTGGGTGCCAACCTTAGATGTATTTCACGTAAGTATCTGCTATATATCTTCATGGACAACATCTTGTCCCATGACATGCTTCTCTTTGGCTGGTCTTCACCACCGTATGAGCTTTTTTACTAGAGAAAGGCTAGGATGCATACTGAAGAACCCAATTTTACATTAAGGCCTTCCTTTAATTCTCTGACATCATGATTTAGGCATTGTTGCATTTACTGAAAAGGGATGTGgtagttttttatttgattttataaagGTGGGCAGCATCTATTGTCTCGATTGGCTAATGATCCATGTTTATGTTtgtgtattttgttttgttagcgATATAATAAATTCTTTTGAAGCTTGAAtagaattttttgtttattcatccccttccattaTCCCCAATCACCCCATTGAGGATTTGGTTACCGAATGGGTTGTCTTATAGGTTTTCTTGTTTGTCTAAATCGTAGAAATACATGCAGGGGGAAAATGTTCTAGAAGTGGTGTTAAGTTATTAGCTAGTGAAGTTCCAATGTTGGAGGTTGTGGTTTGAGTTTTGCAGTGACCATATGCTCACCTTTAGTTCTCTTTCTAAAGTAGCTTTAGCTGCCTTTTTGAACATCTGGAGCATCGTGATGGTCTGACCTTGAAAACCGGATAGTGTATTGCTGGTTAACGGTTCATAGTCTCTATCCACTGTCGAAATGTgttttgaaatttcaatttgTGCATGACATTGTGTCTCTTGGGGAGTTTATGTGGTTTCAACATCGATTGCATTGTTTCTGCAAGTGGAACCACCTTGGGATTAGGTGACAGGAAGGAGTTTCATCATGCAAATTGTGACTGTGTTGGCAGACCAAGGAAGCTTGGGTGCCTGGTTATCTGGTCAGTTATTTTGGTGAACTAGGATTGGATTTCAAAGTGGTTATGAGATTCAACTGGGATACTATCATTTTGTGAGAAAGGTAGTTGAATAATATTATGCGTGCTTTTTGATATGGTATACTGGGCTAACTGGGGTGGGGTTATAACTCAAACAAGCACATGGGGTGGGtgcaaaagaaaatatatgaaaGATACTTAGTGGTCTGTAGAAAGAGTAATTTGTGTAGTAGTGGATAAGGTTAGATTCTGGGAAGACTAGTTCGAGAGAGCAAGGTTGATGGATTGTAGGTTGATTATTTTCTCATGTATGGTGATGTATGGCTGGTGTGGAATCATTTGCTCAGATGAAACCTCTGTGAACTGAATGGGAAAGTTGAGGGTCTTTACAACCAAGAAATTGATTTAACATTTGAAGATTAAATACTTTGGGAAAGATGGGGCTAGTGGGATGCCAACAGTTAAAAGCTATTTCATTGTGTCTAGCAGAGATCCTAGCGGCTGATCCTTGCATATAAGAAGTTTAGAGTTTCCAAGAGTTAAAAAGTGTTTGGGACCAATTTACGAGAATCTTCAGGGTATGTAAGAGATGCTTTGtggggaagaggaaggaagactTAGCTTTTCATGTAGGTATCCATTAAGGAGTCCCAACGGCTGTATGCTTTCACAACCATTATTATTAATGTCACTAATTCTACTGCTTTGACTGTTACTGGATCTGGTGAAATATTTGAGAGGAATTGTTTTAAGTGAAACCATTTCCAACCAACCTACTATTCTCTGTTATGAAAAGGAGTTTCATGAATTTTGTTTTCAGTTGGGCCACTGATGCAGGCCAATCAGTTTAGCCTGCTATGGCCCAATCCCCAAAGAAATTAAGGgacccctccccttcccccctcccccaactaAAAAGGTAGAATAAGACAATTTTGCATATTGGTTGCAAAAATCCAACTTATTGATATGTGGAACAAATCCTGGCCATCCTTTTGGCATCCGAGGATTTTCCTACATTAGTCACTCAATTGAACTTTTATAAATTAAGTGATGGTAATTGCACTTAACTAAGTTTGAGAGTTCATGGAAGAGGCCAGTAGGCCACATGGTGATGGAATGGGTCTTCTATATTTTGCGATGCTAGTTTTGAACCTTTGAATCCATTTTCTTTCCTGTAGTTTTTATAGTATTGATTATGAGAGTCTGGCTATAAGTTAATTCGGAATGCTAATCTGAAAATGTAAACCTTTTGGTTCCGTAATATGTGGAATTAAGTGCTAGGCAGTTCTTGTAGATCTTGATGATTTTATTTACGCTATTTTGGAAAGGAATTTTTTCTGCAAAGGgggaaattttcttcttctgatttgCGGAGGTTCACCTTTACGCCAGTTTTTTCTTGTTCAATAACTGGATTATCATCGGTTGTCAACACATATATTTACAAAcaccctcacccccccccccccccaaaaaaaaaaagaaaaaagaaaaaaaaggaaaaagaaaaagaattgtaCTACTCCGTGAATTAGAAAAAGTGTACTATGTGAATTTAATTTGTTCTCCATGGCTGTTGTATTGGACAGTTCCTAGAGCTCAAATTTCAGTACCACCAGGATTTGCAGTTCCAAGCAGGGCCCCACCTCCTGGTTTTTCTTCTCAAGAGAGAATGGACCAGTATTTTGAAGCTACTTCTGGTATTTCTATTATtgtgttttttgtatttctattaTTGTGTTTTTTGTTATCACACTTTCAGGCATCTAGTTTACCATTGTATTTTCACATTTTCTAATCCCAATGCAGGGAATCATTTGCTTGAAAGTTCGTCTCTGAGAAATCAGTACCAGGCACCACCAACTGGAAACATTGGCAGCATTGGCGATGTTGAGTTTATTGATCCTGCAATATTGGCTGTTGGCAAGGGTAGGCTGCCGAACGGGATAAATAGTTCAGGATTAGATGTAAGATCAGGTTTTGCACCACAGCATACTCCTGGAAATGATGCAAGGCTTCAGCTGTTGATGCAACCATCCATCTCCACTCACCAGAACCTCAGATTTGCTGAACATATTGGGGACAGATTTTCCTTGACTGATCCTTATAGTATTCCTTCTAGGATTTTGGAACAATCACAAGCTAGCAACCTGAGTCCTTTTGCACAGTTGTCGCTCCAACAATCCAGGAGTGCACACTTTCAAAATGGCCACTGGGATGGTTGGAATGAGGTACCGGCTGGTAATGAACTGGGTATGGCAGAGATTCTGAGAAACGAGAGACTAGGATTCAACAAATTTCTTCCTGGTTATGAGGATTTGAAGTTCAGAATGCCTAGTGGTGACTTGTACAACAGAGCTTTTGGGATGTAAACATTATTCGAGATGAAATTTTCCTTTCGCTGGCTTGACATTCCTTTAGATGGAGCAGCAGGTGACCTTGTGCCTAATAACAATCTATGCTCTGGAGTTGACATACCTGATTACATTGGGCAGTTAGTTCTCTGTTAGAGGAGGcttgaagaagaattgattgagCTCTCCTAGATCTTGGTTGCAGAACGTTGATCACTTGGGTTTGTAGATTTCAGCAGGTGAGTAACACTTTTTATATCCTTAGTATCTTCATTCATATGAAATTTGGGGCATGCATGGGATCAGGATTCAGGACTGTGTTTTATGAAGGAACTACTGGGCCAAAAATCAGAAAGGTTTGGTTGATTGCAACTGTTTATTTTTACCTTGTTCATTTAGATTGCAAACTGTCATTGCATGAAATCTACCTTTCAGATGACATAAACATCGACTGATCTTGCTGGTTATTGGCCTAGTTGATTTCTAGTTCATATAATTTTATACCTTGAACCCCAGATGGGTGCTCttcatattattttatgcaactATATAGTGTCTCTGATGGGCAGGTAAAGCTTTAAGGGGAACCGTTCGTATGGAACAAACTGGGTTACAGGTTCTCCCTCCAGAGGCGATTGTTATGGTCAGTTGGTCacatttaaaaaaagaagagttttGCAGTCTATTAACTGAAGAACAGAATCCGGAAAAACTGTTAATTTGTTCATAGTGCTtgaaaaatttgttttgattgaaGATTTGAGTTAGAAGAAAGCCAAAATGTGCATACTGTTGACCTTATTCCTCATCTGTCTCATTGTGTACACGTATTTGTTGTTAGgccaggattttttttttccatctcccTACGTTTTATTTATCTGCTGCTCGTGTTCAAGGGAGATGGTTAGCCGGTCCTGCTAGACTGGTTGGGATGTAGAATCTGCCAACAGCACCCAGCTCTGTTGGAATCCCCGATCAATTGCTATAGTTTTGGACTGAGCAGCAGGGGAGATGGGAATGGGATGGCCAATTATTCATGTGTGTGTGTTCAAATTTGTGGGTTGGGTTGGTTTTGGGCAAATATTCGATATGGTTAACCCAaaagttttgtttttgttttttggggtggggtggggggaggggaggggatgtGGTTCTATTTGGTTGCTGTTTgttcttatttgatgtgtgcaaacctggttttggttttctttctaCTTTATTCTATAGATTCTGAACTGCATGAAAAAACTGTTCTGGATGCTGAAAAAATCGAAATGCTGGCTGTGTTGCCCATATTTTTAAGGAGAGTTTTCCTCGTTCGTCCCCTCTATAGTAGAAGTCGATAATACTCTCCTTTTCGCTGATGCCATTTGGATCCATTCGAGCCCATTGGTCTCCCTTGATTGAGAAAAACAACTCTGCCTCCTATGTTCAATATTGGGAAGATAcattatttgtttttgttgcGATTCCTAAAGATGagcttcatatatatatatatttggctATGCATGTATTTATAGAAGAGGTTTTTGTGTCTAGTTTTCATCTGGTTGCAAGGAAAGTAAAGGGGAATGTAAAGAAATCAAAGTTAATATAGAAAATTTTATAGTAATCACTTGATATGATTGAGTTGCTGATTTTAAAGCATTCTGCTCAGGTTTTAAATTCTATTATATTTTTCCATGCTGGCATACAGCCATTGTACCCTTATATAACCTcataatggtttttttttaattattttctctccTGACTATGTGCACCTTATGTATATTGATACCATTCATAGTGCAGCCATTGGTGTGGCTTGGATGGAGAGACCTTACTTTTACCATGTATATGCTATATAGTTAGAATTTAAGATAGTTACACAATAATGAAagacttgtttttatttattttttaaatgaaaaaaaaaattcccttgtgTGTGGGGTTTGTTCTGAGATACTTTATCATTTATTGCTTTTTAAAACTGATTTGGGTTCTGTTCCTTCAATTGCAATCAGATAGCTAAAGTGTGAAATTATGGATTTCGGATGTCACTTGGTCCGGGAGGTCATGGTTTGGTCTCAAGCTATGAACTTGGCAGGTTGAGCTTGCTATCGGACGATATATGCCCAGTCCCTTTATAATTGTTCAGGTGGCGATTGAAAGGGGCAAATAGCTTTTAagatttaggctgtgtttggtatgcattggTGTTCATTCTGTTCTTAGAATGCAcattctcattctcaagatGGAGAATGCATTCCTTACATAGAATGAGAATGTTGTTGGACGCATGTTTAAGTAAAATCTATTCTTGATTTTCTAAAGTTGATGCGACTGTTGTGCATCAGTGGTGCATACCATTAGTAGGTATTAGGTGGTAAATTCATCATACTAACACTTTTAATCAAACACACCTTTCATACTGGCAACAAACAAAGCAAGTCCATTTAACTTCACTGAAAATAACAACATGAACAACCTGTTGTGCTTTTGAATAGGGGTCTTAGacataaatagaaaaatatcAATTGCATGAGAAATTGAATATTAGAATGGTTTTATAGTTTTGGAACAGAGAAAGGGACTCTAGCTCGATGGATTTGATGGGCAAATCCTTCCCTTCTGTTGATGGGCGACCAAGGCATCAGTTCATGGTGATCTGatctgatcttttttttttccaagtatttgagttttatttacTGTTCTCTCTTGAGCGGTACTTGCAATCCCAAAAGTTTTAGCAATTCTCTCTCAGATCTGAAACAATCGACCTAAGATTCTGAGATTTGGTTCTTTTGCTTAAATCGACTCAAAGGATTAAATTTGACTCTATGCTCTGTTTTGTTGTGAGACTCGATTCTACTCAAACTTCAAATCTGATTTTGCCTTTACCGTTGGAACAAGTTCATGAATTTATTTGTAAAATATCACTCGTTTTCTGGTCATGCATGGGGTGGATTCAAGAGCTTAGGGGTAGAAGCTCAAGTCCAATGTCGTGTTGAATCAAAGGAGTTTCCGCAATAGCAATAATCATAAGGGTGGAGAAGACTAAAggcaggaaaaagaaaaggatcgGGAAAGGTGATTCGAGTTGGAGGATGAGAACGTGGAATGGCAAAAAAGGTCATTTCAGAATTGGTTGCATTTTTGGCTGTGTTCCGAGGATTTGAAATGAAATGTTTACCAAACACAGTTTTTACAATCTTGAACACGTTCTTACTGCAGAACGctttccaagaatgcatatcaaacagtGCCTTAGAGCCCATGCTTTTCCATGTGAGTGGGGTTGGTTCAGAGAAACTTTTCCATTCTAAATAAAAGAACCTGTTTTTTAATAATGCTGGGTATGGACGGCTAGGTATTCATGCAGCCATTGGAAATGAGTTCGGAACAGTTCCCTGTACTGGAAGGTTTCACATATATGGTTTTGTGATGACTTGTTATTTTGCTTCCATAATGTCTTTTCATGCTGCATTAAgattgttttggggggggggggggtatttgtGGGAGAAAAAAAACTCACACAATCATACGTGAAAAGCTGTTGCCAAGGTTCTTAATCTCAGTATCGGGATCGGATCGGCTGGATTAGGATCTCCAAAATTTGGCCAAATATGATacttttaccttttctttttggtaaattacacatcaccccctgattttcaaacgaaattcaaatcaccccttatattagaccccaatatgacaaattagtccctacaaTTAGTTTTATGTTGCTAAGTGACGATGTCAGCAagttaaataaatataaatccctaaactatccttgacatccaaacatagattttgaaaggtagtattgtaaatttaattataatgttttagtacaagagtaaaatagtctttttacactaataactaacaacagactaccATAGAGGGAAATGGAtgagtatttaaaaaaattaggaggtgatttgagtttcatttgaagaTCAGGGGGTGATGTGCAGTTTAcccatttttaaaaaatcttttTACTATTATCCTTATAGGTGGATCAGGTGGATCAGGTGGATCAGATCGGTCTCGGGATTGGTCTCAGCCAATACGAATGACCAatccgatccgagattacgaaccttgCTTAATCTCATTACTCTCCATGTATGGGAAGCTGATCCGCACTCGTTTTTAAT
This window encodes:
- the LOC122649456 gene encoding uncharacterized protein LOC122649456 isoform X1, translated to MSDECEKICPLCTEEMDLTDQQLKPCKCGYEICVWCWHHIMDMAEKDETEGRCPACRTAYDKEKIVGMAANCERLVAEISSERKLKSHKAKPKTSEGRKHLSSVRVIQRNLVYIIGIPSNLADEDLLQHKEYFGQYGKVLKVSISRTAGGVIQHSANNTCSVYITYSKEEEAVRCIQSVHGFALEGRSLRACFGTTKYCHAWLRNVPCTNPDCLYLHDIGSQEDSFTKDEIISAYTRSRVQQITGATYNLQRRSGNVLPPPADDYCNSSATSSSKPIIKSAPINPVSQVKGSPPNSSSGRSIALPAAASWGMRSSNCQSPAPSLVSSNGSVKQEQEFDAFNGSMLFPLVVTDTTQSSTLHNDLGKKSMVTEESHSTHPIGRSGSLVSSKQYVLTDSCRPVSDTLADGQEAASSTYSSRLSPSAFKDKDKVITVLPNVLNSVGLDRQSCNSTPAKDGNIASSASIPSLCSRLSSLNIESQPGFELPDSIRPNSSVSNHVEFRSSGSQGSQHHSDQYREPSPLQPSRKVSALFDGQSGLGEQPNWRLDSPAQVFQDVGSEVEDLKALDSRRLKVSEEISCPSYRPSHNSPMITNHYSRTSWQQSETCRNSKPDNADTMSEAITCSSHLPSLHNPKITNHYSRPSWQQSETCRNSNPDNADTKIVNTKLDGFSIPFKSGDSVLLNGYNVNEIGGPIDVNATCEYSNVFSSVEKGEFLGRNNNGVVSVEKNAALDMGEDSIISDILSMDFDSSDDSLTLPHNLAKLLNETDKQHRSLKTSRSWKAQNSNQSRFSFARQDDFVNDGSVLEPSFNRIGYMPKNFSVPQDSYENRDHFYDKLRNGFSSGMFEESDNYFSNHLPVSSNKLPVPRAQISVPPGFAVPSRAPPPGFSSQERMDQYFEATSGNHLLESSSLRNQYQAPPTGNIGSIGDVEFIDPAILAVGKGRLPNGINSSGLDVRSGFAPQHTPGNDARLQLLMQPSISTHQNLRFAEHIGDRFSLTDPYSIPSRILEQSQASNLSPFAQLSLQQSRSAHFQNGHWDGWNEVPAGNELGMAEILRNERLGFNKFLPGYEDLKFRMPSGDLYNRAFGM
- the LOC122649456 gene encoding uncharacterized protein LOC122649456 isoform X2, translated to MSDECEKICPLCTEEMDLTDQQLKPCKCGYEICVWCWHHIMDMAEKDETEGRCPACRTAYDKEKIVGMAANCERLVAEISSERKLKSHKAKPKTSEGRKHLSSVRVIQRNLVYIIGIPSNLADEDLLQHKEYFGQYGKVLKVSISRTAGGVIQHSANNTCSVYITYSKEEEAVRCIQSVHGFALEGRSLRACFGTTKYCHAWLRNVPCTNPDCLYLHDIGSQEDSFTKDEIISAYTRVQQITGATYNLQRRSGNVLPPPADDYCNSSATSSSKPIIKSAPINPVSQVKGSPPNSSSGRSIALPAAASWGMRSSNCQSPAPSLVSSNGSVKQEQEFDAFNGSMLFPLVVTDTTQSSTLHNDLGKKSMVTEESHSTHPIGRSGSLVSSKQYVLTDSCRPVSDTLADGQEAASSTYSSRLSPSAFKDKDKVITVLPNVLNSVGLDRQSCNSTPAKDGNIASSASIPSLCSRLSSLNIESQPGFELPDSIRPNSSVSNHVEFRSSGSQGSQHHSDQYREPSPLQPSRKVSALFDGQSGLGEQPNWRLDSPAQVFQDVGSEVEDLKALDSRRLKVSEEISCPSYRPSHNSPMITNHYSRTSWQQSETCRNSKPDNADTMSEAITCSSHLPSLHNPKITNHYSRPSWQQSETCRNSNPDNADTKIVNTKLDGFSIPFKSGDSVLLNGYNVNEIGGPIDVNATCEYSNVFSSVEKGEFLGRNNNGVVSVEKNAALDMGEDSIISDILSMDFDSSDDSLTLPHNLAKLLNETDKQHRSLKTSRSWKAQNSNQSRFSFARQDDFVNDGSVLEPSFNRIGYMPKNFSVPQDSYENRDHFYDKLRNGFSSGMFEESDNYFSNHLPVSSNKLPVPRAQISVPPGFAVPSRAPPPGFSSQERMDQYFEATSGNHLLESSSLRNQYQAPPTGNIGSIGDVEFIDPAILAVGKGRLPNGINSSGLDVRSGFAPQHTPGNDARLQLLMQPSISTHQNLRFAEHIGDRFSLTDPYSIPSRILEQSQASNLSPFAQLSLQQSRSAHFQNGHWDGWNEVPAGNELGMAEILRNERLGFNKFLPGYEDLKFRMPSGDLYNRAFGM